Genomic window (Argonema galeatum A003/A1):
TCGCTAGAGTCACTAGAGTTAGCGAGGGATTTCTAGTTTGAATTTTTATATAGCTATTAAATTGAGTTTCTTAACTTATAGGTTGTGAAAATAGGGGATATCGAATCGAGCGCAATGGTGTAAACTATATGGCAATTGAGTTTCTGCAATTGTTCGCCTCGATCGATTAACAGATACTCTGGCGGCTCTAGTCCGCTGGCCGTCATAGGGCGCATATCTACCCGATCCAGATTATAGATAATCACCACGAGGTCTTGACTGGATTCAAAATAAACTACATAAAATACTTGCTGCTCCAACTCTGTCCTTAGCCTTTGCAGTTCAATGGACTTACCGCAGCCAATGTGAGCGCTAAATAGCTGGCTGGTCAGTCCCGGATGGTGAAATGCGGGCTCTAGCTTCCGGAGCGTTTGGATTTAACAAGGGAAAATAAGCTGTTGTGTATAATAATCTGCGGTTGTCTGGAAGATTTGAACAAATAGCGAGTATTTACTATGCAACGCTTAAGCATAGTAAACTAACCAGTCGAATAGTATCACATATTTGAGGGATGAGGATGACCAGTATTGTATCAGTCTCGCCAGCGGACTTGAGCCAGCGGCGTAAAACCTTGCGTCGCCAAAGGCGTCGCCACACGGTTAACGATATTTGGCGGACTTTAGCGCTCAGCAGTTTGGCCCTGGGTTTACTTTGGGGAAGCACCCAACCGGTGTGGGTAATCCGTAACCCAGAGCAGATCTCTATAGAGGGCAATCAACTTCTTTCCTCTAGAACGATTCGGTCTCTGTTATCCTTATCCTATCCCCAGTCTTTGCTTCGGATTGAACCTCAAGCGCTTGCTGCAAAACTGGAGTCGAGGCAGTCGCTGATTGCCAAAGCTACAGTTACCCGGCAGCTATTCCCGCCCAGCCTGACAGTACAAATTCAGGAAAGACAGCCGGTGGCTTTAGCGTGTACAAACGTTCGATGCAGCCTCTCGATAGCCGCAAAAGATGAAAAAACGCGATCCCAACAATCGACTGTGGGGTTACTTGATGAAAAGGGTGCTTGGATGCCTATAAAAAGCAACCCCAGCATAGATAAGTCGTTTCCGTTACCAAAGCTGAAAATTATCGGTTCTAGAGAGAAGTATCTCCCATACTGGTCTCAACTTTATCAAGTAGTTCGTCGTAGTCCTGTGAAAGTTTCTGAGATAGACTGGCAAGACCCGGAAAAT
Coding sequences:
- a CDS encoding cell division protein FtsQ/DivIB, translating into MTSIVSVSPADLSQRRKTLRRQRRRHTVNDIWRTLALSSLALGLLWGSTQPVWVIRNPEQISIEGNQLLSSRTIRSLLSLSYPQSLLRIEPQALAAKLESRQSLIAKATVTRQLFPPSLTVQIQERQPVALACTNVRCSLSIAAKDEKTRSQQSTVGLLDEKGAWMPIKSNPSIDKSFPLPKLKIIGSREKYLPYWSQLYQVVRRSPVKVSEIDWQDPENLILKTELGIVHLGSYSSQLVEQQLKVLDRLRQLSAKLNGRQIAYIDLKKPEAPAIQLLEPASSDKDPDTR